One Pseudonocardia abyssalis DNA segment encodes these proteins:
- a CDS encoding AraC family transcriptional regulator, translated as MQTSDLDEASAAISEAYAPHKLQIAGRSSRLDMRLWTNGMPGLDFGYIQLGTDVRLYAPPPGYYVVVFAGVGHVRVGSGKGSVVASRGRGVVVSPREPVFFEDWSQDCRLVTARFEPATLERVLASLLGRSLVAPLRFDLEMDLGAPRGGSFLRILQLLRSELDRRDGMTTDPVMAGGLARLAMSGLLRAQPHNYVDQLDDTRRVEPPASIRNALELIETKAAEIVSVTELATAAGLSVRALEDGFRRHVGRPPMAYLREFRLAQIHAELHASDPDQTTVSAVARRWGLNHYGRFTATYSARYGVGPAETLRRSSTTFL; from the coding sequence GTGCAGACGAGCGACCTGGACGAGGCGAGCGCCGCGATCTCGGAGGCCTACGCCCCGCACAAGCTGCAGATCGCGGGCCGATCGAGCCGGCTCGACATGCGTCTGTGGACCAACGGGATGCCCGGCCTGGACTTCGGCTACATCCAACTCGGGACCGACGTCCGGCTCTACGCGCCACCGCCCGGGTACTACGTCGTCGTGTTCGCGGGAGTGGGGCACGTGCGGGTCGGTTCGGGAAAGGGCTCGGTCGTGGCCTCGCGCGGGCGCGGCGTGGTCGTGTCCCCCCGCGAACCGGTGTTCTTCGAGGACTGGAGCCAGGACTGCCGGCTGGTCACCGCCCGCTTCGAGCCGGCGACGCTGGAGCGCGTGCTGGCCTCGCTGCTCGGCAGGTCGCTGGTCGCACCCCTCCGCTTCGACCTCGAGATGGATCTCGGGGCACCGCGCGGCGGGTCGTTCCTTCGCATCCTGCAACTCCTGCGTTCCGAGCTGGACAGACGGGACGGCATGACGACCGATCCGGTCATGGCCGGGGGACTCGCCAGGCTGGCGATGAGCGGTCTGCTGCGGGCACAGCCGCACAACTACGTCGATCAGCTGGACGACACCCGTCGGGTGGAACCCCCCGCGAGCATCCGCAATGCCCTGGAGCTCATCGAGACGAAGGCCGCGGAGATCGTCTCGGTGACCGAGTTGGCGACGGCGGCCGGGCTGAGCGTGCGGGCACTGGAAGACGGCTTCCGCCGGCACGTCGGAAGGCCACCCATGGCCTACCTGCGCGAGTTCCGACTTGCTCAGATCCACGCCGAGTTGCACGCCTCGGACCCGGACCAGACCACAGTCTCCGCTGTCGCGAGACGCTGGGGGCTCAACCACTACGGGCGGTTCACCGCGACCTACAGCGCCCGCTACGGCGTCGGCCCCGCGGAGACGTTGCGGCGATCCTCCACGACGTTCCTGTAG
- a CDS encoding flavin-containing monooxygenase, producing the protein MTSATEVDKAVQQFDAVVLGAGVSGLYQLHQLREQGLNVRAFDAAGDVGGTWWWNRYPGARFDSESHVYQYLFDESLYTDWSWSQRFPDQPEIERWLQYVTERLDLRRDIRFNTRITAAHYDEERGRWTVHTDQGDVIDTQFFISCAGMLSAPLKNIEGTDTFRGELVFSSSYPAEGLDLGGKRVGVVGVGATGIQIIQTIASQVGHMTVFARGPQYTLPMKNPTYTQADQDAYKARFTEVAAKLPHTFSGMEFEWEHTWEGTTPEQRQEILEECYQDGSLKLWLASFGEMFFVKEISDVVSEFVRNKMSERLKGDQHLIDTLIPTDYGFGTHRVPLENGYLEVYHQDNVDLVNVRDNPIAQIRPEGIELSDGTVHELDVIILATGFDAGTGALTRIDIRGREGRELADEWGRDIRTTMGLAKHGYPNLLTTAVPLAPSAALCNMTTCLQQQTEWISSAIKDLREEGKTTIEPTEEGEGAWVEHHDEVAGATLVAGTTSWYLGSNVPGKPRRVLSYLGGVGTYRQKCDEEAANGYPAFVRR; encoded by the coding sequence ATGACGTCCGCAACAGAGGTCGACAAGGCCGTCCAGCAGTTCGACGCGGTGGTGCTCGGCGCCGGCGTGTCCGGGCTCTACCAGCTGCACCAGCTGCGCGAGCAGGGCTTGAACGTGAGGGCGTTCGACGCCGCGGGCGACGTGGGCGGGACGTGGTGGTGGAACCGCTACCCGGGCGCCCGGTTCGACTCCGAGAGCCACGTCTACCAGTACCTGTTCGACGAGAGCCTCTACACGGACTGGTCCTGGAGCCAGCGGTTCCCCGACCAGCCCGAGATCGAGCGGTGGCTGCAGTACGTGACCGAGCGGCTCGACCTGCGCCGCGACATCCGGTTCAACACCAGGATCACCGCCGCGCACTACGACGAGGAGCGCGGCCGGTGGACCGTGCACACCGACCAGGGCGACGTCATCGACACCCAGTTCTTCATCTCGTGCGCCGGCATGCTGTCCGCGCCGCTGAAGAACATCGAGGGCACCGACACCTTCCGGGGCGAACTGGTGTTCAGCTCGTCCTACCCCGCCGAGGGTCTCGACCTAGGGGGCAAGCGGGTCGGCGTGGTCGGCGTCGGGGCGACCGGGATCCAGATCATTCAGACGATCGCGTCGCAGGTCGGGCACATGACGGTCTTCGCCCGCGGCCCGCAGTACACGCTGCCGATGAAGAACCCGACGTACACCCAGGCGGACCAGGACGCCTACAAGGCCCGCTTCACGGAGGTGGCGGCCAAGCTCCCGCACACCTTCAGCGGGATGGAGTTCGAGTGGGAGCACACCTGGGAGGGCACCACCCCGGAGCAGCGCCAGGAGATCCTGGAGGAGTGCTACCAGGACGGCTCGCTGAAGCTGTGGCTGGCCAGCTTCGGCGAGATGTTCTTCGTCAAGGAGATCAGCGACGTCGTCTCGGAGTTCGTCCGCAACAAGATGAGTGAGCGGCTGAAGGGCGACCAGCACCTGATCGACACCCTCATTCCCACCGACTACGGGTTCGGGACGCACCGCGTTCCCCTCGAGAACGGGTACCTGGAGGTCTACCACCAGGACAACGTCGACCTCGTCAACGTCCGGGACAACCCGATCGCGCAGATCCGCCCGGAGGGCATCGAGCTCTCCGACGGCACCGTGCACGAACTCGACGTGATCATCCTGGCGACCGGGTTCGACGCCGGCACCGGAGCGCTCACCCGCATCGACATCCGCGGCCGCGAGGGACGCGAGCTCGCCGACGAGTGGGGCCGCGACATCCGCACGACCATGGGCCTGGCCAAGCACGGCTACCCGAACCTGCTCACCACGGCGGTCCCGCTCGCTCCGTCCGCGGCCCTGTGCAACATGACCACCTGCCTGCAGCAGCAGACCGAGTGGATCTCGTCCGCGATCAAGGACCTCCGCGAGGAGGGCAAGACCACGATCGAGCCGACCGAGGAGGGCGAGGGCGCTTGGGTCGAGCACCACGACGAGGTCGCCGGCGCGACGCTGGTGGCCGGTACGACGTCGTGGTACCTGGGCTCGAACGTGCCCGGTAAGCCGCGCCGGGTGCTGTCCTACCTCGGGGGGGTGGGCACCTACCGGCAGAAGTGCGACGAGGAAGCCGCCAACGGCTACCCCGCCTTCGTCCGGCGCTGA
- a CDS encoding sigma-54-dependent Fis family transcriptional regulator, with the protein MSDSADRRYLLAVARANFLEGAGEPVRSGVPDHVLASWRRSVSRGVQPSVVESPYSTELDLGSRLVRCAQPVLDQLVEQVADIPMCVALTDGRARLLMRKDSSPSFGRVTDRVCFAQGFGYAEEAVGTNGVGTVLEYGQSVHIVGPEHFVDTLQSFACAGAPIRDPFTGRIEGVLDISCFADHSSPILHSMVKAAAARIERNLLGDRNQGHQALFDLYSRVDARSREAVLAVGPTLVMANTRLQAALDASDRDGLESHVRFLMRRPATIDDRIDLPSGVRVRFRASTVAVGDEVAGMVGVVTVLPEVAGTAFPHRAGRPATPGNESLRSPRPRTVESSSPSLRTASSTVADAVEHGHAVLVLGEPGSGRCALLREQFGRRHPAGESVEILPDELAAAPRDAASRILGGPAGSVLHICRDIDRVPAAAVTTFLDRLAGAGDDIPLFAATSAEPSRSDGLHPTLLTLFGTSATVPPLRHRGADLPALTTFLLSELAPHRDVHLTREAQRIVAAYHWPGNVQQLRSALVDALRVRPVGAIDVADLPAYCQSAPRQPLRPVDEAERDAIVAALRDAGGNRKASAAALGLARSTLYRKIHQYGITD; encoded by the coding sequence GTGAGCGATTCCGCGGACCGTCGCTACCTGCTGGCCGTGGCACGTGCGAACTTCCTGGAGGGCGCCGGCGAGCCCGTCCGCAGCGGTGTGCCGGACCACGTCCTCGCCTCCTGGCGGCGCAGCGTCTCCCGAGGAGTCCAGCCCTCGGTCGTCGAGAGCCCGTACAGCACCGAGCTGGATCTCGGTTCGCGGCTCGTGCGGTGCGCCCAGCCGGTGCTGGACCAGCTGGTGGAACAAGTGGCCGACATCCCGATGTGCGTCGCCCTCACCGACGGCAGGGCCCGGCTCCTGATGCGCAAGGACAGCTCGCCTTCCTTCGGCCGCGTCACCGACCGCGTCTGCTTCGCGCAGGGCTTCGGCTACGCCGAGGAGGCGGTGGGCACGAACGGCGTGGGCACGGTGCTGGAGTACGGCCAGTCGGTGCACATCGTCGGCCCGGAGCACTTCGTCGACACCTTGCAGTCCTTCGCGTGCGCAGGTGCCCCGATCCGGGATCCGTTCACGGGGCGGATCGAAGGGGTGCTCGACATCAGCTGCTTCGCCGACCACTCCAGCCCGATCCTGCACTCGATGGTCAAGGCGGCCGCAGCGCGCATCGAGCGCAACCTGCTTGGGGACCGCAACCAGGGGCACCAGGCGCTGTTCGACCTGTACTCCCGTGTCGACGCCAGGTCGCGGGAAGCCGTACTGGCGGTCGGCCCTACCCTCGTCATGGCCAACACGCGCCTGCAGGCGGCCCTCGACGCCAGCGATCGGGACGGTCTGGAGAGCCACGTCCGGTTCCTCATGCGTCGGCCCGCGACGATCGACGACAGGATCGATCTGCCGTCCGGTGTGCGTGTCCGGTTCCGCGCCTCGACCGTCGCGGTCGGTGATGAGGTGGCGGGGATGGTCGGCGTGGTCACCGTCCTCCCGGAGGTTGCCGGGACGGCGTTCCCCCACAGGGCCGGTCGGCCGGCGACGCCTGGGAACGAATCCCTCCGGAGCCCGCGTCCGCGCACTGTCGAGTCCAGCTCTCCCTCGTTGCGCACAGCTTCATCCACGGTCGCCGACGCCGTGGAGCACGGTCACGCGGTCCTCGTTCTCGGTGAGCCGGGTAGCGGCCGCTGCGCGCTGCTGCGCGAGCAGTTCGGCCGGCGGCACCCCGCAGGTGAGAGCGTCGAGATCCTGCCGGACGAGCTCGCGGCAGCCCCCCGAGATGCGGCGTCGCGGATCCTCGGAGGACCGGCGGGCTCGGTCCTGCACATCTGCCGGGACATCGATCGCGTGCCGGCCGCGGCGGTGACGACCTTCCTGGACCGACTCGCCGGAGCCGGTGACGACATCCCGCTGTTCGCCGCCACGAGCGCGGAGCCGAGTCGGTCGGACGGACTGCACCCCACCCTGCTGACGCTGTTCGGGACATCCGCGACCGTGCCGCCGCTGCGTCACCGCGGCGCTGATCTGCCCGCCCTGACGACGTTCCTGCTCTCGGAACTCGCGCCGCACCGCGACGTCCACCTCACGCGGGAGGCTCAGCGCATCGTCGCCGCCTACCACTGGCCCGGGAACGTCCAGCAGCTGCGGAGCGCCCTCGTCGACGCCCTTCGGGTACGGCCGGTCGGCGCGATCGACGTCGCTGACCTGCCCGCCTACTGCCAGAGCGCACCGCGGCAACCCCTGCGACCTGTCGACGAGGCGGAGCGCGACGCGATCGTCGCGGCGCTGCGAGACGCCGGGGGGAACCGCAAGGCCTCCGCTGCGGCGCTCGGCCTCGCGAGGTCCACCCTCTACCGCAAGATCCACCAGTACGGGATCACCGACTGA
- a CDS encoding SDR family NAD(P)-dependent oxidoreductase — MARLNGKVAVVTGGANGLGAAIAARLAEEGAAVAILDRDERGQDVAEKLTANGAKAIFRSVDVTSEDRVSSSLASVVEELGSITVLVNNAGIEGVNKPTDQLDLADWEKVMAVNSTAVFLCTKHVIPHMRAAGHGSIVNISSIYGILGGADIPPYHASKGAVRAMSKNDALTYAPENIRVNSVHPGFIFTDMVHRYASEAGLSEADARGALDPAHPLGGTGDPDDIAWGVVYLASDQAKWVTGSELVIDGGYTAR, encoded by the coding sequence ATGGCTCGTCTCAACGGCAAGGTCGCCGTCGTCACCGGCGGCGCGAACGGTCTCGGAGCGGCCATCGCCGCCAGGTTGGCCGAGGAAGGCGCCGCGGTCGCCATCCTCGACCGTGACGAGCGGGGCCAGGACGTGGCCGAGAAGCTGACGGCGAACGGCGCCAAGGCGATCTTCAGGAGCGTCGACGTCACCAGCGAGGACCGAGTCTCGTCGTCCCTCGCCTCCGTCGTCGAGGAGCTCGGCAGCATCACCGTGCTCGTCAACAACGCCGGTATCGAGGGCGTCAACAAGCCGACCGACCAGCTCGACCTCGCCGACTGGGAGAAGGTCATGGCGGTCAACTCGACCGCCGTCTTCCTGTGCACCAAGCACGTGATCCCCCACATGCGCGCCGCGGGACACGGCTCGATCGTCAACATCTCGTCGATCTACGGGATCCTCGGCGGTGCCGACATCCCCCCGTACCACGCCTCGAAGGGCGCGGTCCGCGCGATGAGCAAGAACGACGCACTCACCTACGCGCCGGAGAACATCCGGGTCAACTCGGTCCACCCCGGCTTCATCTTCACCGACATGGTCCACCGCTACGCCAGCGAGGCCGGCCTGTCCGAGGCCGACGCCCGGGGCGCACTCGACCCCGCCCACCCGCTCGGCGGTACCGGCGACCCCGACGACATCGCCTGGGGCGTGGTCTACCTGGCCTCCGACCAGGCCAAGTGGGTCACCGGTTCCGAACTCGTCATCGACGGCGGTTACACCGCCCGCTAG
- a CDS encoding alpha/beta fold hydrolase → MIDNPYYSHEFHGDYDLISVGRLDLEEGGSIPDCQLAVATFGTLNEAKDNAILVTTWYSGSHQIFRDVYIGSDHALNPDEYFIVVINQIGGGLSTSPHNASGANAGIGMSRFPHVRIGDDVVAQERLLREHYGIDTLQLVVGGSMGAQQTYEWMVRFPDKVRRAAPIAGTAQNTPHDFLYTKALVEAITSDPGFKDGEYSSNADVVDGLKRHAGIWAVMGFSTEFWKQEVWRALEFESKEAFMAGFLEPYFTAMDPNDLLCMAWKWQRGDVARHTGGDLAAALGRSTATTRILPINEDMFFPVRDHETEQALTPNSQLRVIDDVLGHLGLFGVAPTYIAQVDQYLSELLATS, encoded by the coding sequence ATGATCGACAACCCGTACTACTCGCACGAGTTCCACGGCGACTACGACCTCATCAGTGTCGGCCGGCTCGACCTGGAGGAAGGCGGCTCGATTCCGGACTGCCAGCTCGCCGTCGCCACCTTCGGCACCCTGAACGAGGCCAAGGACAACGCCATCCTCGTCACGACCTGGTACTCGGGATCCCACCAGATCTTCCGCGACGTCTACATCGGGTCCGACCACGCCCTGAACCCGGACGAGTACTTCATCGTCGTGATCAACCAGATCGGCGGCGGCCTCTCGACCAGCCCGCACAACGCCTCCGGGGCCAACGCCGGCATCGGCATGTCACGGTTCCCCCACGTCCGGATCGGCGACGACGTCGTGGCCCAGGAGCGGCTGCTGCGCGAGCACTACGGGATCGACACCCTGCAACTGGTGGTCGGCGGATCGATGGGTGCGCAGCAGACCTACGAGTGGATGGTCCGCTTCCCGGACAAGGTCCGGCGCGCGGCACCGATCGCGGGAACCGCGCAGAACACGCCGCACGACTTCCTCTACACCAAGGCCCTGGTCGAGGCCATCACCTCCGATCCGGGCTTCAAGGACGGCGAGTACTCCTCCAACGCCGACGTCGTCGACGGGCTCAAGCGCCACGCCGGGATCTGGGCCGTCATGGGCTTCTCGACCGAGTTCTGGAAGCAGGAGGTGTGGCGGGCGCTGGAGTTCGAGTCCAAGGAAGCGTTCATGGCGGGCTTCCTGGAGCCCTACTTCACCGCGATGGACCCGAACGACCTGCTGTGCATGGCCTGGAAGTGGCAGCGCGGCGACGTCGCCCGGCACACCGGCGGTGACCTCGCCGCAGCACTCGGCAGGAGCACGGCCACCACCCGGATCCTCCCGATCAACGAGGACATGTTCTTCCCCGTGCGGGACCACGAGACCGAGCAGGCTCTGACGCCGAACTCGCAGCTGCGGGTGATCGACGACGTCCTCGGCCACCTCGGGCTGTTCGGCGTGGCGCCCACCTACATCGCGCAGGTCGACCAGTACCTCAGCGAGCTCCTCGCCACCTCCTGA
- a CDS encoding ArsR/SmtB family transcription factor has product MSTDSPPAPPVPSLRDSYVAFAKAIADPTRLDMLLLIGATGEYPCTKLEQKLPISKSTISYHVKVLTQAGLVKVRRQGRFFHYELQRDVLDYFAPDLLTRLLAGSIEGDS; this is encoded by the coding sequence ATGAGCACGGATTCCCCGCCCGCCCCTCCGGTCCCCTCGCTGCGTGACTCCTACGTCGCGTTCGCGAAGGCGATCGCCGATCCCACGCGGCTGGACATGCTGCTGCTCATCGGCGCCACGGGGGAGTACCCCTGCACGAAGCTGGAGCAGAAGCTGCCGATCAGTAAGTCCACCATCTCGTACCACGTGAAGGTCCTGACTCAGGCCGGGCTCGTCAAGGTGCGACGGCAGGGCCGGTTCTTTCACTACGAGCTGCAGCGCGACGTGCTCGACTACTTCGCACCGGACCTGCTGACTCGGCTCCTGGCCGGCAGCATCGAGGGCGACTCCTGA
- a CDS encoding zinc-binding dehydrogenase, whose product MFAVYASEPNPADPLAALVVGERPEPEIPAGWVPVRTRAASLNMHDLWTLRGVGLKPDQYPMILGGDATGTLPDGTEVVVYPVIGDPAWSGDETLDPRRTLLTEKHQGAFADVVIVPERNVVPVPAGVSTQAASVLGTAWLTAYRMLFTKSGLRPGQTMLVQGAAGGVSTALVQLGAAAGIRVWVTGRTEEKRSLAERLGAHATFEPGARLPGKVDAVFESVGEATWAHSMRSVRPGGAVICCGATSGAAPSADLQRLFFLQIRVEGSTMGTRQELIDLLAFVADTGISPEIGLELPMEKAADGFRAMLDGEVAGKIVFTR is encoded by the coding sequence GTGTTCGCCGTCTACGCCAGTGAGCCGAACCCCGCCGATCCCCTCGCCGCCCTCGTCGTCGGCGAACGCCCGGAGCCCGAGATCCCCGCGGGCTGGGTGCCGGTGCGCACCCGGGCCGCCAGCCTGAACATGCACGACCTCTGGACCTTGCGCGGGGTCGGCCTGAAGCCGGACCAGTACCCGATGATCCTGGGTGGCGACGCGACCGGAACGCTCCCGGACGGCACCGAGGTCGTGGTGTACCCGGTGATCGGCGACCCGGCGTGGTCGGGCGACGAGACACTCGACCCGCGGCGCACCCTGCTCACCGAGAAGCACCAGGGCGCGTTCGCGGACGTCGTGATCGTGCCCGAGCGCAACGTCGTACCGGTCCCGGCAGGGGTGTCCACGCAGGCCGCATCCGTTCTCGGCACGGCCTGGCTCACGGCGTACCGGATGCTCTTCACCAAATCCGGCTTGCGTCCTGGTCAGACCATGCTCGTGCAGGGTGCGGCCGGCGGCGTGTCGACGGCACTCGTGCAGCTCGGTGCCGCCGCCGGCATCCGGGTCTGGGTCACGGGCCGGACGGAGGAGAAGCGTTCGCTGGCCGAACGGCTGGGCGCTCACGCGACCTTCGAGCCGGGCGCCCGGCTGCCCGGCAAGGTCGATGCGGTCTTCGAGTCGGTCGGTGAGGCGACCTGGGCCCACTCCATGCGCTCGGTCCGCCCGGGCGGCGCGGTGATCTGCTGCGGTGCCACCAGTGGAGCCGCGCCCTCCGCCGACCTCCAGCGCCTGTTCTTCCTGCAGATCCGGGTGGAGGGATCCACGATGGGCACCCGGCAGGAGCTGATCGACCTCCTCGCCTTCGTCGCGGACACCGGAATCTCCCCGGAGATCGGCCTCGAGCTCCCGATGGAGAAGGCCGCCGACGGCTTCCGCGCCATGCTGGACGGAGAGGTGGCCGGGAAGATCGTCTTCACCCGCTGA
- a CDS encoding helix-turn-helix domain-containing protein: MTKYEAALEYGAYALVLTDRDGRLLHRWVRNPGLAAVMDGIGVAAGTTMDESTVGTTSLVAMLTGRPEMIRGPEHFSEKFRDFSCSSAPIVHPVNRRLLGSVSLICRLGDTAPIMLPWIIEFVGAVEDALRARASRREQRLLDAYTTHNRDARRPVVALDSSTIITNAAAARLLGGVDQSLLWEHARRSLVDRSTGPSTLTLPNGEVVTVDCRAVSSDEHDSGAVLMLRSAAPRRRGEGSSAIAAQSGELPRLVGRSDSWQTLCRQAAGVRGGTSPVLVTGESGTGRLAVAQALQGWHDVRVIDAADASSRGRKKWCRDLASELDGSGVSVVIRHVDLLAPPLALAAVAVLRRASPVRLLGTAERAGVESARHNALMDSFVSVLDVPPLRDRLDDLPVLLAAFTDRASGGRADLEWMPETVQALSRVDWPGNLSSLDALVRRVVAGRSTGRRIGVADLPPEYLTRRARRPLASLEQTEAHAILAALRAAGGNKNQAALSLGIARSTLYRKVRALGLDLSSTVY, translated from the coding sequence GTGACCAAGTACGAGGCAGCCCTCGAGTACGGGGCCTATGCGCTGGTCCTCACCGATCGCGACGGTCGACTGCTCCACCGGTGGGTGAGGAACCCCGGTCTCGCCGCGGTGATGGACGGCATCGGCGTCGCCGCCGGTACGACCATGGACGAGTCGACCGTCGGGACGACGAGTCTCGTGGCCATGCTGACCGGTCGACCTGAGATGATCAGAGGTCCCGAGCACTTCTCGGAGAAGTTCCGGGACTTCAGCTGCTCGAGCGCGCCGATCGTCCACCCGGTCAACCGCAGGCTCCTGGGGAGCGTCTCGCTCATCTGCCGCCTGGGGGACACCGCGCCGATCATGCTTCCCTGGATCATCGAGTTCGTGGGGGCGGTCGAGGACGCCTTGCGGGCCAGAGCGTCCCGACGGGAGCAACGGCTCCTCGACGCCTACACCACCCACAACCGCGACGCGCGTCGTCCCGTGGTCGCGCTCGACTCGAGCACGATCATCACCAACGCCGCGGCAGCCCGACTCCTCGGCGGGGTCGACCAGAGCCTGCTGTGGGAACACGCTCGTCGTAGTCTCGTCGATCGATCGACCGGCCCGAGCACCCTGACGCTTCCGAACGGTGAGGTCGTGACCGTCGACTGCCGCGCGGTGTCGAGCGACGAGCACGACTCCGGTGCGGTGCTGATGCTCAGGAGTGCGGCCCCCCGTCGACGCGGCGAGGGTTCGTCCGCGATCGCGGCGCAATCGGGTGAGCTGCCGCGTCTCGTCGGCCGGAGCGACAGCTGGCAGACGCTGTGCCGACAGGCGGCGGGTGTGCGTGGTGGCACATCACCGGTCCTGGTTACGGGCGAGTCGGGTACCGGGCGACTCGCCGTCGCCCAGGCGCTGCAGGGGTGGCACGACGTCCGCGTCATCGACGCCGCCGACGCGTCGTCACGTGGACGCAAGAAGTGGTGTCGCGACCTCGCCTCCGAACTGGACGGCTCGGGCGTGTCCGTGGTGATCCGGCACGTCGATCTCCTCGCCCCACCCCTCGCGCTGGCGGCAGTCGCCGTCCTTCGTCGGGCATCTCCCGTCCGGCTCCTGGGAACAGCCGAAAGGGCCGGGGTCGAGTCGGCGAGGCACAACGCGCTGATGGACTCGTTCGTGTCGGTGCTGGATGTGCCGCCGCTCCGCGACCGACTCGATGATCTTCCCGTTCTGCTGGCGGCGTTCACGGACCGGGCAAGCGGCGGCCGGGCGGACCTCGAGTGGATGCCCGAGACCGTCCAGGCACTCAGCCGGGTGGACTGGCCGGGGAACCTCAGCTCGCTCGACGCGCTCGTCCGCCGGGTCGTGGCCGGCCGGTCCACCGGCCGCCGCATCGGGGTGGCGGATCTGCCACCTGAGTACCTCACACGGCGGGCCCGGCGACCGCTCGCCAGCCTGGAGCAGACCGAGGCCCACGCCATCCTGGCCGCGCTGCGGGCTGCCGGTGGGAACAAGAACCAGGCCGCGCTCTCGCTGGGGATCGCCCGGTCCACGCTGTACCGCAAGGTGCGGGCCCTCGGCCTGGACCTGTCCTCCACCGTCTACTGA
- a CDS encoding LLM class flavin-dependent oxidoreductase, with protein MQASLQLLFQNLDTGKSDAELYAAELGLAELAESLGFSAIWCVEHHFDAEYSMCPDNMQLLSYLAARTDSIELVPGAIILPWWTQPLRVAEKVALLDILAGGRVRLGLGRGLARSEYKSMGIDMNESRDRFDEAAELVLNALDTGTAVGNGPYFTQPAATLAPAPPRGFRDRMVCIAMSPDSLSVAAQMGAAMATFVQFPIEQHAPLIASYQEEFRQAQGRDAPPPTLTEFVVCSEDAEEAEQLATEHISRYFISVMKHYEFAGVHFGDTKGYTSYDAVAAMIRDAGQEAAAQGYVQAQTWGTPDQIIEKIRARREVIGDYDLNCAFYYAGMPVEKAEASMRLFSEKVIPELKAF; from the coding sequence GTGCAGGCGAGTCTTCAACTCCTGTTCCAGAACCTCGACACGGGCAAGTCGGACGCAGAGCTCTACGCTGCGGAGCTGGGTCTGGCCGAGCTGGCCGAGTCCCTCGGGTTCTCGGCGATCTGGTGCGTCGAGCACCATTTCGACGCCGAGTACTCGATGTGCCCGGACAACATGCAGCTGTTGTCCTACCTCGCTGCCCGGACCGACAGCATCGAACTGGTCCCCGGCGCGATCATCCTGCCGTGGTGGACGCAGCCGCTCCGCGTCGCCGAGAAGGTCGCCCTGTTGGACATCCTCGCCGGGGGCCGGGTCCGCCTGGGTCTGGGTCGAGGTCTGGCCCGGAGCGAGTACAAGTCGATGGGCATCGACATGAACGAGTCCCGAGATCGTTTCGACGAGGCTGCCGAACTCGTCCTGAACGCACTCGATACCGGTACCGCGGTCGGCAACGGCCCGTACTTCACCCAGCCCGCCGCCACTCTCGCTCCCGCGCCCCCCAGAGGCTTCCGCGACCGGATGGTGTGCATCGCGATGTCCCCGGACTCGCTCAGCGTCGCCGCCCAGATGGGTGCCGCCATGGCGACGTTCGTCCAGTTCCCCATCGAGCAGCACGCTCCGCTGATCGCCTCCTACCAGGAGGAGTTCCGTCAGGCGCAAGGCCGGGATGCGCCCCCGCCCACCCTGACCGAGTTCGTCGTCTGCTCCGAGGACGCGGAGGAGGCGGAGCAGTTGGCCACCGAGCACATCTCCCGGTACTTCATCTCGGTGATGAAGCACTATGAGTTCGCCGGAGTGCACTTTGGTGACACGAAGGGCTACACGTCGTACGACGCAGTGGCGGCCATGATCCGAGACGCCGGCCAGGAGGCCGCTGCGCAGGGGTACGTGCAGGCGCAGACGTGGGGGACCCCCGACCAGATCATCGAGAAGATCCGTGCCCGTCGTGAGGTCATCGGGGACTACGACCTGAACTGCGCGTTCTACTACGCGGGCATGCCGGTCGAGAAGGCGGAGGCGAGCATGCGCCTGTTCAGCGAGAAGGTCATCCCCGAGCTCAAGGCCTTCTGA